A region from the Armatimonadota bacterium genome encodes:
- a CDS encoding glycoside hydrolase family 43 protein: protein MHTLLAISLLLLPLATCAAAPGPAVIRPGVVWKDLHGAAIQAHGGGILVHNGTYYWYGEDKTHGWFNSSGVSGYSSRDLVTWKRLGLVLPKAAFPAQFQDTGVCERPKVLYNRKTRKYVMWMHLDAANYSVSAAGIAVADRPEGPFTFQRFFRPRPESTFRDMNLLQDSDGRAYVFYSGEGNATMHVVRLNAEYTGVEEPMVEGRTWARIFAGASPEAPAPFQFGKRYYIITSACTGWKPNAAQYAWADSVLGPWTVKDNPCDGADAGTTFQSQSTFVLPLPGGRPNEFIYMGDRWKPEDLADSRYIWLPFAIQEDGSFRLKWQDEWALPKR from the coding sequence ATGCACACCCTTTTGGCGATAAGTCTCCTGCTCCTGCCTCTCGCAACCTGTGCCGCCGCGCCCGGCCCGGCGGTTATCCGCCCCGGCGTGGTCTGGAAGGACCTCCATGGCGCCGCGATCCAGGCGCACGGCGGCGGAATCCTCGTGCACAACGGCACGTACTACTGGTACGGCGAGGACAAAACGCACGGATGGTTCAACAGTTCCGGCGTTTCAGGCTACTCATCGCGCGACCTGGTCACCTGGAAACGCCTCGGCCTCGTGCTCCCCAAGGCAGCGTTCCCGGCCCAGTTTCAGGACACCGGTGTGTGCGAGCGGCCCAAGGTCCTCTACAACCGCAAGACCCGCAAGTACGTCATGTGGATGCACCTGGATGCCGCCAACTACAGCGTTTCCGCGGCGGGGATCGCCGTGGCCGACCGGCCGGAGGGTCCGTTCACCTTTCAACGCTTCTTTCGCCCGCGCCCAGAAAGCACTTTCCGCGATATGAACCTGTTGCAGGACTCGGACGGCCGCGCCTATGTGTTTTATTCCGGCGAGGGCAATGCCACGATGCACGTAGTGCGTTTGAACGCGGAGTACACGGGTGTGGAAGAACCGATGGTGGAAGGGCGGACGTGGGCGCGCATTTTCGCCGGCGCGTCCCCTGAGGCTCCCGCGCCGTTCCAGTTCGGCAAGCGTTATTACATCATCACGTCCGCCTGCACGGGCTGGAAGCCCAACGCGGCGCAGTACGCATGGGCCGATAGTGTCCTCGGACCGTGGACGGTGAAGGACAACCCGTGTGACGGCGCGGACGCCGGCACCACGTTCCAATCGCAGAGCACTTTCGTTCTCCCGCTCCCGGGCGGCAGGCCAAACGAGTTCATCTATATGGGCGACCGCTGGAAGCCCGAGGACCTCGCGGACTCGCGCTACATCTGGCTGCCCTTCGCGATACAGG
- a CDS encoding carbohydrate ABC transporter permease, producing MRTTHTARTGLGRALTYLALTLLAALFIFPFYWLVVSAFKTQAQIFSTPPQWLPNPVTASNFGDLWRETDIPRAFLNSVIMSSGNVLLALFLCSLAGFAFAKYPRAPGNGKLLAFVLGTMMIPGAVTLIPSFLVMVKLHLINTYWAMIIPGTAGAFGIFWMRQYMAANVPDDLVAAARIDGCSEFGIYWRVAAPIATPALAALGIMQLIGSWNNLMWAFIVLRTRDMLTLPVVIYLLQGEIRTPYGMLMAGGLLTTLPLVLAFLFFQRHFIAGITAGAIKQ from the coding sequence ATGAGAACCACCCACACCGCGCGGACTGGGTTGGGCCGTGCCCTCACCTATCTGGCGCTCACGCTGCTCGCCGCGCTGTTCATTTTCCCCTTCTACTGGCTCGTCGTGTCCGCGTTCAAAACGCAGGCTCAGATCTTCAGCACGCCGCCGCAGTGGCTGCCCAATCCGGTCACAGCCTCGAATTTCGGCGACCTGTGGCGGGAGACGGACATTCCCCGCGCGTTCCTGAACTCCGTCATCATGTCCAGCGGAAACGTGCTGCTCGCGCTGTTCCTGTGCTCGCTGGCCGGCTTCGCGTTCGCTAAATACCCGCGGGCGCCCGGCAACGGCAAGCTGCTGGCGTTCGTGTTGGGAACGATGATGATCCCCGGCGCCGTCACCCTCATCCCGTCGTTCCTCGTGATGGTCAAACTGCACCTCATCAACACCTATTGGGCGATGATCATACCGGGCACGGCCGGCGCTTTCGGCATCTTCTGGATGCGGCAGTACATGGCCGCCAACGTCCCGGATGACCTGGTCGCCGCCGCCCGCATCGACGGCTGCAGCGAGTTCGGAATCTACTGGCGCGTCGCCGCGCCGATCGCCACGCCCGCCCTTGCGGCGCTCGGCATCATGCAGCTCATCGGCAGTTGGAACAACCTGATGTGGGCCTTCATCGTGCTGCGCACCCGCGACATGCTGACGCTGCCGGTCGTTATCTACCTCTTGCAGGGGGAGATTCGCACGCCGTACGGTATGCTGATGGCGGGAGGTTTGCTGACCACCCTGCCGCTGGTCCTGGCGTTCCTGTTCTTCCAACGGCATTTCATCGCAGGCATCACCGCAGGCGCGATCAAACAATAG